AAGCCACAAACCTGCTATACATTTTAGAAACattaaggtttaaaaaaatagaatccTGACCTAGTATTTAATGTGGAAAAGCTGTTTGCGTTAAAAAAGGCTCATCATATGCTGGCAGGAATTCAACAAACACAGTGGAGAGTGTGCTCCCCATAGAAGATGTAAATGATGTGTCTTTAGACTTGATAATCTGATTTTCAGAATATCTGCAAGATGGTGACTCCCTTCAAAAGCAGGGAATTCCTAAGTCACAAAATACCTGCTGATGGAACGTTAGTGGGCAGATGTTATAATCTGTCAAAAAAGTGTGTTTCAGGCTAGCCAGAGCAGACCATATTCTTTCTTTGTATTGGTGATATGTCTGTGACGCGTGTTACAGAAGACTTGGATGTTTTCCCAATGTAACTTCTAACTTGTTAGGTTCAAACAGTTAAAACCAAATGGATTGatgctgtctggtttttgctgttGGAAATAGTGTCGAATGCCCCttgtttcagagaaaacagcttCTCTGGCAGAAGGAAGCTATTCTTACTTTTGGACAAAAGGAAGGTGTGCTGCATGGTGAAACTGCATCTGTGCCTGTTGAACAGGCTTTTAACTGGATAGTGTCTTGCAACACAGGAAGAGCTTTAATTTGAGTTAAATTTTATAATGCTCTGGTTTTGAAATAATTGTAATGATTAAAGAAGTAAACAGTCGCTATAAGCTGTAGTGACTTCTGACAGGCTGACCCTATGAAGTACTGCTTAGTGATCTCTGTGCCTGGAGGGAGAAGGTGCTAGCTGCCAGTACTTTGCTGATGACACAGGCTCCGCTGACTTGAATGCAGCCCTCTTAGTTCCAGAATGGTTTGGCATGTGAAGTGCAAGCAAGCAGCCCTTACCTACTGTCTTTCTTCCCCAGCCCTTGTGCAATGCTTGCAAGCCAGGGAGCAGTCTTTGCACTTCATTTCAAGCACCGTCTTTGGCCAGTGCTGGAACTGCATTCTGGTTGCAGAAAATCCAGTGGAAGAGTACTCCTTCTCTACAGTACTGGGGACCAGCATTGAGCCATCTGGCTGTCAGAATTACTGCTTGTTATAATTTGGTTTAATTCTTGTGGCAAATGCTTATCTCTTTTTTTGCATATCCACTTCAAAATGGTGTAGTTAATGGTCTTTGGATGCTCTGATTATGTTGTTTCAGTTATCGCTTTACTCTGAACAAATATTTGGTATAAACAAAACAGGTATGATGGGTTATGCTGACTACACAAATGCTGCCGTattggaaggggaaaaaaagcagttcaAAGCTTCCAAACTCTGGGAGCAACATCTAGTTGTCTGTAGCAGAAGAATCTTGGTTGCGCAGTAGAGCTTCTCAAAGATATTGCTGATCTTGTATCAGTTaagattatctttttttttccttacaccttccccccccccccccccataatCTAGATGATCGAGGATGTGCTGGGGGAAGGTTCAGTGTCTGCCAGCAGGTTCAGCAGGTGGTTTTCTAATCCTAGTCGTTCTGGAAGTCGGTCAAGCAGCTTGAGATCTACGCCACATGAGGAGCTGGAGAGGCTAGCAGGTAAGACCGTAGGACAATACAGGGTCAGATTGTCTCCTTCCATATTTCTTCCTACTGATTCAATAAGAACATGGTAGATAAAGCTTTGGGATAGTGAATTCTCCCACAGTTTAAGTGCTCGACGTTCATTTGGAAGCTCTTGGAGTAAGCAGCTAtaagttcttttttcttttataaatgttCTTGTCATGTTCCTGATGCCTTCCCAGCTGATCTTGGGCAAGGGGTGTGAGGCATAACTTCTCAGTGACATATTGAAGTTGGTTACCAGTATATGTTCATCTTGAGACATTGGGTTGGTAAACTGATGTCGCAGTGctcctggttttgctgtttcagGTCTAGAGCAAGCCATTCTCTCCCCTGGCCAGAACTCTGGAAACTACTTTGCTCCCATTCCATTGGAAGACCACTCTGAAAACAAAGTGGACATCCTAGAAATGCTACAGAAAGCCAAAGTGGACTTAAAACCTCTTCTCTCAAGTCTTTCAGCCAACAAGGAAAAGCTTAGAGAGAGCAGTAAGTGCCTCTTCAGATATTGTTGAGTTCTTGTGATGCAGTATCTCAAGGCAAGAGGCTTGGTATTCTGGAAACCTCAACTGCCAAGTCCACGCGTAGGAAGTATTATAGGTTTATTCACCTACTGAAAACCCAATTACTCAACAGATCTCAGCTGTGTCAATATCGCCACTGGTTCTTTTCATCCTAATCACAGGATGACATCAGGACTCTATCAGACTGCTTTACTGGCCAGTAATAATCATAAGTTAAGATGATGCAAGTCTTGATCTGAGTTTCCAGCTTTGCCTGTGGCGTTTACATACATTTTTCGTACTGGAGACCGGTAATGTCAGCTCTGACACTGTGTGGCATTTAAACTCTGGCTTTACGAAAAACTTAAAATCTGCGTCATTCTTGCAAGCATCTATAATGGATCACATTGATCCATTAAGTATCAGTATCTAAAAAGGCAAACAGTGGCTTGAGgatgtcagattttttttgaagAGCGTACTGTAAGCTTTAACTTCTCAAGACTGTTGCTAGCGTTTGAAACAGTGGTAGTGGTCTGTGCTCGCCGTTCAGtgcattaattaattaattatctTAGAGCTACAACATAGGAACAGATTTGTCTTAGTTACACTAACTTGGCTCGAATCACAGGATTCCGGGGAACTTAGTCTGTTAGAATTCACTTTCGCTAGCATCAGCTGATCTAAACAGTTCAGGGCCGACTTTAAACTTAATGTTCGAGGGCACATCCAAGTTAGAGATTTGCATGTTTGGGCCCATAGCATGCATGGAGGGTACAAAACGCATGTGTTCTTTGAAAACTTGAGGTCGAATTCCAAATTGATTTCTCTTTGGCAAGCAGCATGTGTTGCCGTGTAAActggactgaaaaaaaagtaatgctaCTCTGATTTGTGTGGAGTAGCTAGGAAGGAAAACATCCAAGCCCTGCAAAGATTCTTAAGCATCCAGTCTGGGAGCAGAGAGTGTCAGCTAACATGTGGAGAACTTTCTTATTTTGACTTAAGTAGAACTACAAgtcttttctgtgttctgtttAGTCTGACTTTCCTACCAAAAGCTTTTTAAACTTTGATCCTCACAAACCAAGGATGAAGGAACAAAAAACTGTGGGGAAGCTTCCATTCACCCAGAAGTACCTGATGTGGGTTCTGTATTCCCATAAAATGCCATACAGTTCTTCAGGTGTTATGGAGTTCTCGGGTCAATTCCTCTCCACCATCGTATTTTTCCTTGTGTTCCATACTGCATGTCTGCATCATTGTTTTTCTCCACCTTCTTGCCCAAATTACCAGTAAGTCTTATTTCTTTAGGCCAACATCTGCTACAGCAACACATGGCAtgctcctctcttcttccttttctcttaagGTGTCATACCTTGTGATGTGTGTTAGCTGGTCCATAAAGCATGTCTAGCCTTGATGTCAGGCACTGATAGGTATTTATGTGTACATAGATGGGGAAAAAGTATGGCTTAATGATACTTATACCTTATTCTGGTTATGCCAGTGGAATCTTTCTATGTTGGCTTTAACTTCTGAGCAATAAAAATCTACTTCATGCTTTTATGCACACCAAACTGTGTGACTGAGTCTCCAGAGTATCTAAATTTTCCAGGTATGTATTCTCTTTACTTACAATAGCTTAAAACAATTTAACATCACTTACACTGTGGCTCTAAGGCCACCAGGACTCCTGGAGTATAAGATGAACTTTCCTAACTGAAGAACAACAAACTCGGTTGTCACACGAATATTCCCTACTGAAAAGCAGGTGAAGTCATACAAAATAGGAATGACGTGTCTTTCAGGATGAATTAAAATTAGTGAGAGCTTACCAGCGGAAACCTAAACAGGTGTTCTTGTGGAGTCTTGCATGGCTGTAGTTTGCATGGCAGTACTCCCAATTCAAATATTCTAATATCAGTCTAAACACAGGTCAGACATGGTTTGACAGCTAGTATGAATATCAGAAGATAAGTTTTTGGCTGTTCCTTGTTCTCAAACAACAACTTGTATTTGACACCTGCACAAGAATTATTTAGCTCACTTTTAGACAGAGCCGTGGTTTATCAGtgtttctgctgtgtttctcaGCACATTCAGGAGTTGTACTTTCAGTGGAAGAAGTCGAAGCTGGGCTAAAAGGCCTGAAAGTTGACCAGGAGGGAAAAATTGCTACTCCGTTTATGGCTGAGCAAATGGAGGAGGCATTGAATGTTGCTGGCTCCAGACAGATCAAGAAAGATGGAGATATGACTGCATTTAACAAACTAGTCAGCAGTATGAAGGCAAGTGGGACTCTACCTTCACAGCCCAAAGTCAATGTAAGTAGCAGACACCTGACTCTTCTGAACCATAAACAGATCTGTGCTAAGATGTGTTATGAACTGGAAACCCCTTACACGGCCCTTCTGATAATATGTGAGCCTTGACTGGATACAGCAGCATGCTATTTAACATAGGCTTACATTTAGAATATTGTTGCTTGGAGGAGAAGGTAAGGGAGGGGCTTTGGTCACTTTTCCCTAGCCAGAGTAACTGAAAGTGGGGTGTTTTTCAGTTCAGACTTCTCAGGGTTGATTTCATCTTAAATTTCTGAAAGACCCAGAACTCCAATACTGTGTTAGAAGTCTAACTGCTGTCTTGAAAGTGGACCTGTGTGAATATCTAGTCCAATTGATGAATATCTAGGCTTGAAGACTGTAAGTGTTTGCCCCAGGAAAGAATCTGTATAATGACAAGGCTGAATCCTCTACTGTGGAGGATGCTTTGATTAATGTCTAAGACTCTCCTATGCTTGAATTCGTCCTGTCTGAACcacatttaataaaaacaaatacatctgTAGAAAAGGTACTGTCTATATAACGGATATCGTAAGCCCACTCTTTACAGAAGACTTGCTAGTGTTAGTTTAATGGTTGCCTTGCTGCTGTTAAAAGGCATCTCTTAAAATGCTTGTAGCGTGGGTGCAGCTAACACTTACCTGAAGCTCAGATGTCTTGCTTTAGTGACTTCTGGTTTGATAGAGAGATGTCAGTGCACTATCTAATACTTtaaacttgattttaaaattatttgcgCTAAGATGAAACTCAGCCGAGTACTTGTTAGCTGAAAGATTAATATTAACCAACAGGTGATACTAAGTTTTAGATTGGGAGAGATTGTAGTATGAAATTTCATCCTGCCACTGACTGCCTGAACAGTATGCTTGGCTCAGAAGCTAACAATAACTACTACTGGCATCATAAAATGCTTCTAACAACTGAGTGAGTCTAAAGCATCTGTTTTTCCTGCTAAACTCTACCCAAGGACTTTTAGGCTTGTCCCACTTCACTGAAAGATAGTGAAAACCGAAAATTTGGCCTGTGAGGAATTTGCAGGCTTGATTTCACACTTAAAATGAGACTTTCATTTCTGGCTCTCCCTTTACATTGACATGTAATTTTGATGCATAGAACAATGTCTTAAATAATTTCTCTAACATACAAACACTTTTCAGTTTGTGTGTAGCTTCAGTTGACCCCTTAGCCCAATGTTTCACCTCTGGTTTACACAATTATGTAAATTCATCTATCTTACTCAAACTTGAGCAAGGCATGTTGAACTACCTGTATGCAATCTAGCACTAGGCATTTCTTTAGCTAGGGAGGACTTGTGAGCCAGCTCAGCCCTTGACTTTGCTGGAATTTTATTTGGCTGATGCATAAACTGTGGCTCTGACAGAGCAGGTGAAATTATTTCTGCCAGTAGGACAAATGTGGCTTGTCTCTTAATGAGTCTGATGCTGTTTGTATCTACATCTGACTtataatgttttcattttcttagcagagccttgagagccACTTAATGTCACCACCAGAGATGTCAGGCCAGCTTCTGTCAAAGAATATTCTGCAGGTATTTCTTATTGGTGGGGGAAGGTACTTAAAAGGGCATCCCCAGTAcgaaaacaaaaattatttgaaaataagatgTTTAAGGCAATCATGAGATCAGTAGTCGGACACGGCTCCCTACAGAGGAAAGAGAACTAATCACTAGTTCAGTTCACTTAGAAATTTGTCTTGTTGTGCTATTTCCAGTGATTACAACTTGAAAATTAAAAGCCTGGCTAAGTGCCTAATTCTAAGGGCAACCCACAATTGGTGTGTCTCGTTGCACAAGTCCGCCTTGTCTCTTTAACTTGCTATAAGTAGTGTAGTAAAATGAGCTTGTTGTATAAGTTGATCTTACTCTGAACATTCTTTCATTACTTATTCTTAGGAACTTCTTGGTCCACCCATTACCAGACCTGCTTCATCAAATGTCTTAAGTGGCCTGATAGGTGGTTTGGAGCCTGCAGCCTCTTTACTGACACAAAGAGCACCTTCTCCCCCTATTCCACCTGTGTTTCCAGCTCGAGCAGCTTCCGCAGATTACCTGCGTCATAGAGTATCTTCGCCCATTGGTGAGACTGATTGCAAAACCATGCTTCCTTTTTTACTACTTGAGTTTGTTTTAACAAATACTTTACAGAACAATAAAAACTTCCTGGCGCTTGGTGGGCAGCTAGGCCAGCATCTGCCTCTTGAGTGCAAGATGCCTTTTTACTTACTAGTGTCTAATGCTACACTAATATCCAAAAATTGTAGGTGTCTGTGACAGATCAACTAGACCTCACAGTAAATTCTGATGTGGAGTAATGTGCTCGGCTGCTGTATAAGAAGCCAATTTTCAGGGACTACCTGGCCATTTGTATTGCAAAACACTACCGGTAGCCTCCCTGTAGCTCTCCAGTGATAAGGAAAAGACACAGCTCTGTGTAGACTTCAGGGATGAGCTGGGAGTCTTCACAAGAAATCCTTAATTCACGTAGAATTGTTTAACTCAGGGATGTATATTGTATATGTTGAAAGAAACTGTTAGTCCTTTTAAATGCAACTGTTGAACGTTCTCTAGGTTTTGGACAAGGTTCTCAGCAATTGCTTGGTGATCCGTTTCCAGGTGTAAGGAAGCCCATGAGTCCAGTTGCCGCACAGGTTagattaaatgcttttttgctTCATGTGTATTCATCTCCTTTTATATTGTGTGATCCAGAACTAACTGGTGGAAACACATACTTAACTGCTGGGTTCAGATGTTTATGCTTATTAAGCTCGCTCTGTGAGGATGCAAAGTCTAACTGAGCACAGTCTCAAAACCTGATTGCAGTTGGACTCGGAGTACCTTAAGTACAAGATTTTTTTGAACCTTATATTATATATCAATAAAGGGGATGGCTGTTGGTGGGCAGGCACTTTGAAGGTATAGCAGTAGATCTTCAGTATCTTAAAAAATACCCAACCAACTACAAGCTTTGATTTATGTGTGTACAACTCTGCTTCAGATGAGTCCCCTGGAAATACAGCAAGCTGCATTAGAGGGATTAGCATTACCACATGACTTAGCCATACAGGCAGCAAACTTCTATCAGCACGGCTTTGGTAAACCACAAATGGACAAAAGCAGGGATGGCTACAGAAACAGGCGAGTATATGATGGCAAAATTCAAGGGGTACGCTGTAAACTGATTtgtaatgtattttctttcagtagaTACTAGTACTAGTGCCTCGAGCTTGTGTTGGTTCTTGGCAATCCTGCCTTCTGTCCTGTGTCAAGAGCAGAGCTGCCTCGTACTAACTTTCTGTTTGTTAACAGGCAGCAGCGAGTGACTAAATCACCTGCACCAGGACACAGAGGGAATACATCTTCTCCAGCCCCTACAGCATCCATCACTAGCATGGTCAGTACCTAACGTATAACAATTGTAGGAAAAACTGCAGACACTTTTACAGCATCTAGGCTGTAGTAGTTGTAATTGGGAGAAAGGGAGGCCCCAGAGGAGTTAATCGTATTCGGATCATATCGGTAGTCACATGATACAAGAACAAATTACACTTCATACTTAACTGAATGTCTTCACTTTGGAAAATGGCCTTTTCTGACCACTATATTACCTAAAACTGAAGAAGCACCATTAATATTACCTTGACCTGATCTTCTGAAACCAAAGGAAGATAACTCTGAATACTCAGGCCCTCATATCTTGGTACTTAAGTTTTCAGAAGACAAGTGCTGAAAGCCGTTAGCCGCTTCAGAGAACACTGGTCTTCAGGTAGGAAATGACAAACCTAAGTGCCTGCATGTTGAAATATCACCTAGGAGCTTCAGGattgctttgaaaacaaataaaatcttgGAGCCAAGCTGTTGCCTCACTGCCTTTGGTACTATGTAGAATGCTGCTTCGATCTAAAGTTTCCAGTTAATCAGCCAAGTACTTGCCTGTAGCTCAGGACTAACACAGGCTATGAGCTGCTAAATCAAGCAGGTACTTCTGTTTGTATACCAAATGAATGGCTTCCACAGATGGCGTGTGGAAGCATCATGTTGCCtcatttgtatttttccccCAATAGTGTTCTGCAGAACCCTCAGCTCTGAGTTAATACAGATAAGCAGCTCCTGATGAGCTGCTGTTCTGAACCAGTAGCAAAGAGGAGGcagctgaaatgtaaaatacagctcaTACTTTGTTTCAAGCCTGTTACAATACATTCAATTTTGAGAACATCTGGTTTTACTAAAAGTATCAGACTTCTGCAAAAGCTTTATTCTATAGTTTACATGCTTCTTAGCTATGAAACAAGGCAAAGTAAAATCACGGGCACGCAGTGGCTGATCCAAGAGAGCTTTAAATGGAAAGGATGTGCTAGAATTGGTGTCCACCCACAACTAAGATAGTGTGGCCTAGATAATGAGCCCTGAGTGAAGTGTTGTTTCTTACTATGTTCTCTGCAGCTGTCTCCTTCCTTTACACCTACCTCAGTGATTCGCAAGATGTACGAGagcaaggagaaaagcaaagaggagcCGGTTTCTGGGAAGATGAAAGTCAGTGATGGTAAAGATGAAAATCAGCGGCCAAATGAAGGTATTGTAATGGCTCTAaaataacacacacaaaaaaggttTGGAATAGAATCAAAGAGCTTCAGCGCATAATATGCCTAGGCTAACTTTAGACATTCCTGATTTGTGGAGATGAAGAGGGTGTAGAAATGAGCCTATAGTAAGAGGAAGGGTTAGAGATCTGGAGGGGATGCACTTCCAAGTGTGGTCTTCCAGCAGTGTTGggtttaaaaccattttttttcttacctgtcAATTTGTGAGCAATAGTGACACTAAGAGACCTGGACCAAAACTGTTTCTTTGCAACTGGTCTTGATGAACAAGCATATTAACAATAATGCTTCAATATCTCTCTACACCAGTAATTGAATACAAACAACTTGCAGCTCTCTCGAGACATCTGAACTGAACAGTCAAAGCCAAGATCAATTAAGCTCTTAAGTGTAGCAGATCAAGGAAGCATTTTGTCACCCTAACTGATGTAAGTGGCTGTTAAGAGGAAATGCTTGATGGTGATGGTCTTACTGGGTCAGGCAAACATGCCTAAATGCTGCGACATTGTACTTTGATGCTGGTAACTGCAGAGGGTAGCTTGCAGTTCCTATTACACAGCTGACTCTTCCTTTTAGCACTCCAGCTATTACTGCTACCTCAGCTGGTAGCAGATGACTAAGATATCCTAGGCCTTGTCCAACTGATCTATATGGTCTGTGGAAGTAGCTTCTTGAGGTGATGTTCCAAATCTTGCTAAGCAGATATCAGACACAGAAGGCTGCTGCTAACACCCAGATgcatctaaacaaaaaaaaaaaaccacttcagGCTAGACTCCAAATCATAATCTTGTCTAGGGAGGATCCCTTGTACCTCCTGTCTCCTTTGGGACTGACTCATCCATGCTGCCAGTTCaaaatttctaagaaaaaaagaaaaataagaattaaagGTGGAGTTACTGCTCATTCTGACCTAATTTAAGCTTGCTGTCAAGGGATTTCTGTGCAACATGTTCCTCCTtattacttttcaaaacaattcAGCCAAGAGCATCCAGGAAAGACAGATGCTTACTATTAAATACATATGACTAAAGTTCAGCTAGTCCTGGAATCCAGTAATCagctttaattttcattagGTGTAACCTCTAGCTGTGGACTATAATAGTTGTATTCAATTCTAGCTACAGATAACCTACTGTCTAGTTCTGTGGAGAATGCAGATCAAGAAACTTTGCCCACCTTAGGTACCAAACTACCCGCACTGCAACGCTCTGCATGTTCCACACCTCTTACCCAAGCAAATCGTTGCACCAAAGAGCAAGACTACAGGCCTAAGTCAACTGGTAGAAAGACTCCTACAATGGCCTCCCCAGTACCAGGAGGCCCTTTCCTTCGTCCTGTTCATCAAGTACCCCTTGTTCCCCATGTACCGATTGTACGACCTGCTCATCAACTGCATCCAGGATTGGTCCAGAGAATGCTGGCACAGGGGGTTCCTCCGCAACATCTTCCTCTACTGCAAGCAGGTAATCCATATGggtgttttccttcagtaagtTAATGCACGTTCTCTGTAAGACTCACTTTGTATTAGGAACATCGCAAACTGATACTCGTTGCTGTAATAAATGTTAGCAGTAAAACTTAACCTGTAAAACCAGGCAATAAATTCCAACCCATCTAAACacttaaatgtttgttttgctttaagttCCTTATGCTTATTAAGTAAGAAGTTTCCTCGCTCTTGTTCAACAGGTATGCTTCCTCCTGGAGTGGACCTGTCTCACTTGCAAGGAATATCTGCTCCCATCCTTGGCCAACCTTTTTATCCA
This DNA window, taken from Phalacrocorax carbo chromosome 15, bPhaCar2.1, whole genome shotgun sequence, encodes the following:
- the EIF4ENIF1 gene encoding eukaryotic translation initiation factor 4E transporter isoform X2, yielding MDKRGGVTETENGDAFLELNRITTKYPHRYTKEELLDIKERPYSKQRPSCLSEKYDSDGVWDPEKWHASLYPSSGRTSPVESFKKDLDSDRTSLMRRIVDPRERVKEDDLDVVLSPQRRSFGGGCHVTAAISSRRAGSPLEKENDGVRVIGGRRIGSGRIISSRNFDKDHRGGEKDLRDSRDARDRDRERDYKDKRFRREFGDSKRIFGERRRNDSYTEEEPEWFSAGPTSQSETIELTGFDDKILEEDHKGRKRTRRRTASLKEGIECNGGVVEEDEVQTVHANETPADQEVPREAVLQEPAPGEFDFNEFFNLDKSVPGLASMIEDVLGEGSVSASRFSRWFSNPSRSGSRSSSLRSTPHEELERLAGLEQAILSPGQNSGNYFAPIPLEDHSENKVDILEMLQKAKVDLKPLLSSLSANKEKLRESTHSGVVLSVEEVEAGLKGLKVDQEGKIATPFMAEQMEEALNVAGSRQIKKDGDMTAFNKLVSSMKASGTLPSQPKVNSLESHLMSPPEMSGQLLSKNILQELLGPPITRPASSNVLSGLIGGLEPAASLLTQRAPSPPIPPVFPARAASADYLRHRVSSPIGFGQGSQQLLGDPFPGVRKPMSPVAAQMSPLEIQQAALEGLALPHDLAIQAANFYQHGFGKPQMDKSRDGYRNRRQRVTKSPAPGHRGNTSSPAPTASITSMLSPSFTPTSVIRKMYESKEKSKEEPVSGKMKVSDGKDENQRPNEATDNLLSSSVENADQETLPTLGTKLPALQRSACSTPLTQANRCTKEQDYRPKSTGRKTPTMASPVPGGPFLRPVHQVPLVPHVPIVRPAHQLHPGLVQRMLAQGVPPQHLPLLQAGMLPPGVDLSHLQGISAPILGQPFYPLPTASHHILNPRSGTPLQLAMMQQQLQRSGSGAQGSSPAGAQTTPQNVLSRTGLSHGHTQLDHRPSQRSGSPIGLAKWFGSDVLQQPLPSMPSKVISVDELEYRQ
- the EIF4ENIF1 gene encoding eukaryotic translation initiation factor 4E transporter isoform X1, whose product is MDKRGGVTETENGDAFLELNRITTKYPHRYTKEELLDIKERPYSKQRPSCLSEKYDSDGVWDPEKWHASLYPSSGRTSPVESFKKDLDSDRTSLMRRIVDPRERVKEDDLDVVLSPQRRSFGGGCHVTAAISSRRAGSPLEKENDGVRVIGGRRIGSGRIISSRNFDKDHRGGEKDLRDSRDARDRDRERDYKDKRFRREFGDSKRIFGERRRNDSYTEEEPEWFSAGPTSQSETIELTGFDDKILEEDHKGRKRTRRRTASLKEGIECNGGVVEEDEVQTVHANETPADQEVPREAVLQEPAPGEFDFNEFFNLDKSVPGLASMIEDVLGEGSVSASRFSRWFSNPSRSGSRSSSLRSTPHEELERLAGLEQAILSPGQNSGNYFAPIPLEDHSENKVDILEMLQKAKVDLKPLLSSLSANKEKLRESTHSGVVLSVEEVEAGLKGLKVDQEGKIATPFMAEQMEEALNVAGSRQIKKDGDMTAFNKLVSSMKASGTLPSQPKVNQSLESHLMSPPEMSGQLLSKNILQELLGPPITRPASSNVLSGLIGGLEPAASLLTQRAPSPPIPPVFPARAASADYLRHRVSSPIGFGQGSQQLLGDPFPGVRKPMSPVAAQMSPLEIQQAALEGLALPHDLAIQAANFYQHGFGKPQMDKSRDGYRNRRQRVTKSPAPGHRGNTSSPAPTASITSMLSPSFTPTSVIRKMYESKEKSKEEPVSGKMKVSDGKDENQRPNEATDNLLSSSVENADQETLPTLGTKLPALQRSACSTPLTQANRCTKEQDYRPKSTGRKTPTMASPVPGGPFLRPVHQVPLVPHVPIVRPAHQLHPGLVQRMLAQGVPPQHLPLLQAGMLPPGVDLSHLQGISAPILGQPFYPLPTASHHILNPRSGTPLQLAMMQQQLQRSGSGAQGSSPAGAQTTPQNVLSRTGLSHGHTQLDHRPSQRSGSPIGLAKWFGSDVLQQPLPSMPSKVISVDELEYRQ
- the EIF4ENIF1 gene encoding eukaryotic translation initiation factor 4E transporter isoform X3, with amino-acid sequence MDKRGGVTETENGDAFLELNRITTKYPHRYTKEELLDIKERPYSKQRPSCLSEKYDSDGVWDPEKWHASLYPSSGRTSPVESFKKDLDSDRTSLMRRIVDPRERVKEDDLDVVLSPQRRSFGGGCHVTAAISSRRAGSPLEKENDGVRVIGGRRIGSGRIISSRNFDKDHRGGEKDLRDSRDARDRDRERDYKDKRFRREFGDSKRIFGERRRNDSYTEEEPEWFSAGPTSQSETIELTGFDDKILEEDHKGRKRTRRRTASLKEGIECNGGVVEEDEVQTVHANETPADQEVPREAVLQEPAPGEFDFNEFFNLDKSVPGLASMIEDVLGEGSVSASRFSRWFSNPSRSGSRSSSLRSTPHEELERLAGLEQAILSPGQNSGNYFAPIPLEDHSENKVDILEMLQKAKVDLKPLLSSLSANKEKLRESTHSGVVLSVEEVEAGLKGLKVDQEGKIATPFMAEQMEEALNVAGSRQIKKDGDMTAFNKLVSSMKASGTLPSQPKVNQSLESHLMSPPEMSGQLLSKNILQELLGPPITRPASSNVLSGLIGGLEPAASLLTQRAPSPPIPPVFPARAASADYLRHRVSSPIGFGQGSQQLLGDPFPGVRKPMSPVAAQMSPLEIQQAALEGLALPHDLAIQAANFYQHGFGKPQMDKSRDGYRNRRQRVTKSPAPGHRGNTSSPAPTASITSMLSPSFTPTSVIRKMYESKEKSKEEPVSGKMKVSDGKDENQRPNEGTKLPALQRSACSTPLTQANRCTKEQDYRPKSTGRKTPTMASPVPGGPFLRPVHQVPLVPHVPIVRPAHQLHPGLVQRMLAQGVPPQHLPLLQAGMLPPGVDLSHLQGISAPILGQPFYPLPTASHHILNPRSGTPLQLAMMQQQLQRSGSGAQGSSPAGAQTTPQNVLSRTGLSHGHTQLDHRPSQRSGSPIGLAKWFGSDVLQQPLPSMPSKVISVDELEYRQ
- the EIF4ENIF1 gene encoding eukaryotic translation initiation factor 4E transporter isoform X5 codes for the protein MDKRGGVTETENGDAFLELNRITTKYPHRYTKEELLDIKERPYSKQRPSCLSEKYDSDGVWDPEKWHASLYPSSGRTSPVESFKKDLDSDRTSLMRRIVDPRERVKEDDLDVVLSPQRRSFGGGCHVTAAISSRRAGSPLEKENDGVRVIGGRRIGSGRIISSRNFDKDHRGGEKDLRDSRDARDRDRERDYKDKRFRREFGDSKRIFGERRRNDSYTEEEPEWFSAGPTSQSETIELTGFDDKILEEDHKGRKRTRRRTASLKEGIECNGGVVEEDEVQTVHANETPADQEVPREAVLQEPAPGEFDFNEFFNLDKSVPGLASMIEDVLGEGSVSASRFSRWFSNPSRSGSRSSSLRSTPHEELERLAGLEQAILSPGQNSGNYFAPIPLEDHSENKVDILEMLQKAKVDLKPLLSSLSANKEKLRESTHSGVVLSVEEVEAGLKGLKVDQEGKIATPFMAEQMEEALNVAGSRQIKKDGDMTAFNKLVSSMKASGTLPSQPKVNQSLESHLMSPPEMSGQLLSKNILQELLGPPITRPASSNVLSGLIGGLEPAASLLTQRAPSPPIPPVFPARAASADYLRHRVSSPIGFGQGSQQLLGDPFPGVRKPMSPVAAQMSPLEIQQAALEGLALPHDLAIQAANFYQHGFGKPQMDKSRDGYRNRRQRVTKSPAPGHRGNTSSPAPTASITSMLSPSFTPTSVIRKMYESKEKSKEEPVSGKMKVSDGKDENQRPNEGLVQRMLAQGVPPQHLPLLQAGMLPPGVDLSHLQGISAPILGQPFYPLPTASHHILNPRSGTPLQLAMMQQQLQRSGSGAQGSSPAGAQTTPQNVLSRTGLSHGHTQLDHRPSQRSGSPIGLAKWFGSDVLQQPLPSMPSKVISVDELEYRQ